Part of the Dongia rigui genome, TTCGGCGAGGGCCGCGATATCGCGCACCGATGTGCCGAGCACACCCTTGGCGACGAAGAGTTCGAGCGCTGCCTGTTTGATCCGGTTTCTGGTCGCAAACCCGCGCGGCATGCCTTCCCCAAAGCAGCTGTGAACGATTGTTCACAGCTTGCCTCAACTGACGCGCATTGCCAAGCGTCAGCAAGACTGGCCTTCATATTGCGATGCAATGGAATTGAAGCGGTTTTGCCGCAGCTTTTATCCTTGCAAGCGCAGGCGCGGGGGCGAAAACTTGAACCCTACCGGCCCCGCAGAAGACCGGACCTCTCGCGTGATTTCACCCACAGCACAGGAGGTCAAGATGGCGACGAATTCGCAAGGCACTGGAACCCAAAACGGCAGAGAACAAAAGGCGCCGCGATGCGCGGCGCTCGTCGGACCATACTTGAGCGGCAAGACCGCTCTCCTCGAAAGCCTCTTGTTTGTGACCGGCGCCATCCATCGCAAGGGATCGGCAAAGGAAGGCAATACGGTGGCCGACAGCGCGCCGGAAGCGCGGGCCCGCAAGATGTCGGTCGAAGTCACCGCCGCCACCACGGAATATCTCGGCGAACGCTGGTGTTTCCTGGATTGCCCGGGTTCGGTCGAACTCGCCCAGGAAACGCGCAATGCCCTCATGGTCGCCGATGTCGCGATCGTCGTCGCCGAACCGCTCATCGACAAGGCGCTGATGCTGGCGCCAACCTTGAAATTTCTCGACGATCACCAGATCCCGCACATGCTCTTCATCAACAAGATGGATGTGTCGAGCCGCCAGGTGCGCGAAATGATGGACGCCCTGCAGGCCGTCTCGGCGCGCCCGCTGGTCCTGCGCCAGGTGCCGATCCGCGGCGCGGGAAAGGATGGCGGCGAGGTCACGGGCTATGTCGATCTGGTCAGTGAACGGGCCTATAAATACCACCCGGGCCAGGAATCCGACCTCATCAAAATGCCCGAGGAAGTGCTGCCGCGCGAACAGGAGGCCCGCAGCAAGATGCTCGAATCGCTGGCCGATTTCGATGACCATCTGATGGAGGAGATCCTCTCCGATGTGGTCCCACCCAAGGACGAGATCTATCAACAATTCGCCAAGGACCTCGCCGCCGATCTCATCGTGCCGGTGCTGCTGGGTGAAGCGGAAAAGGATGCCGGCGTGCGGCGCCTCCTCAAGGCCTTGCGCCATGAAGTGCCGGGGCCGGAAGCAACGGCGCAGCGGCTTGGCATATCGAGCTATGACGCCTCGACACTCGTCTTCAAGACCTACCACCAACCCCATGCCGGCAAGCTGTCCTTGGCGCGCATTTTCGGCGGACGGGTCTCGGAAGGCTCGGTCCTCAACGGTGTTCGCGTGGCGGGCGTGTTGAAGCCAAAGGGCAATGCTTTCGAGAAGGTGCCGCATGGCAATACCGGTGAAATCATCGCGCTGGCGCGCATGGAAGAGGTGAAGACCGGCGACCTGCTGACCGCATCGGGGAAGAAGAATCCTGATTTCAGTTGGCCCAAGCCGCTGGAGCCGCTCTTTGCGCTGGCGATGGATGCCGAGAACCGTGCCGACGAAGTGAAGCTGACCGCGGCGCTGGCAAAACTCACCGAAGAAGATACCTCGCTCGTCTTCACGCATGATCCGGACACGCATGAGATGCTGCTCTCCGGCCAGGGCGAGATTCATCTCAACATCGCCTTCGATCGGCTGAAGTCGCGCTTTGGCCTGCCGATGAAGCACCGCCGGCCGCAGGTCAGCTACAAGGAAACGATCCGCAACGGCGTGAAGCAGCATTCGCGCTTCAAGCGGCAATCCGGTGGTCATGGCCAATTTGCCGACATCCATATCGAGATATGGCCGCTGGAGCGGGGCAAAGGCTTTGAATTCCACGACCGTGTGGTCGGCGGATCCGTGCCGCGGCAATTCATCGGCTCGGTCGAGGACGGGGCGAGGGAGTCGCTTGTGCGCGGTGCCTTCGGTTTCCCCGTGGTAGATGTGGCGGTCGCGCTTTTTGATGGCCAGTTCCATGCCGTCGACAGTTCCGACATGGCCTTCAAGACCGTGGCACGGCAGGCGATGCAAGAAGCCCTGCCCCAATGCGGACCGGTGCTTTTGGAGCCGATCTTCTCGGTCGAAATATCTGCACCGGCCGAATTCACCGCGCGCGTCCACAATCTGGTCACCGGTCGGCGCGGGCAGATTCTCAACTTTCAGGCCAAGGAGGATTGGACCGGTTGGGAAGTGGTCGAGGCGCTGGTGCCGCAAGCAGAACTCCATGACATGATCATCGAGTTGCGCTCGCTGACCCTCGGCATCGGCAATTTCGCCTGCCAGTTTGATCATCTGCAGGAACTTACCGGTCGCCTGGCCGACAAGGTGATCGAACAGCGCCAGGGGCATTTGCAGAAGGGCGCTGCTTAGAGGTAAGAATTGTTCGCAGCCAGGCGCTGGTTCCGCCGCACCATCGAGCGGAATCGGCGCCTATTGCCGTCGGAAAGTCGCTCTGCTAAAAACCCGCCCGTCATTGGGGAGTAGCCGCTCTTCGTGTTCCGAAGAGGCCCGCGTCAACATACTTGGCCGATAGGCCATGGCGCTGGCAGTCCTGAAAGCTTGGCAAGACCTTTGACCAAACGCGCCTCCGAATTGGCCGGGGATGTGCGTCTGGTCAATTGTGTCTGAAATCGCCGGCCGGGATATGAAATCATGGAATCCTTTCTCGTATCGACCGGCGTCGTGACGCTCGCCGAAATCGGCGACAAGACGCAGTTGCTTGCCTTTCTCCTCGCCGCCCGATTCAAGAAGCCGGTGCCGATCATCCTCGGCATCCTGGCGGCAACTTTGGTCAATCACGGCCTTGCTGGTGCGCTTGGCGCCTGGATCACGGCCATGCTGGCACCTGAGATCCTGCGCTGGGTGCTGGGCGTCTCCTTCCTCGGCATGGCGGTGTGGACGCTGATCCCTGACGAGATCGAGGAAGAGGAAACGCAAGTAGCCAAGCGCTTCGGTGTGTTCGGCGCGACACTCGTCACCTTCTTCCTGGCTGAAATGGGCGACAAGACGCAGGTCGCAACGGTGGCGATGGCGGCGCATTACGCCACGCCCATCCTGGTGGTTGCCGGCACGACGCTCGGCATGCTGATTGCCGACGTGCCTGCGGTCTTCATCGGCGACAAGCTCGCGGCGAAGATTCCGATGCGGCCGGTGCACATCACTGCGGCCGCCCTCTTCGCCCTCCTCGGCGGGATGACGCTGCTGGGGCTGGGGAAGGGTTTGGGGTTCTGAGGTCGCCTGGGCTTTCCTCGATCGTCATCCCCGGAACCCTCGCCCCGGGGATGGGGCGCTTTTTGGCATTCAGTGAGACCTACTGCGCCAGTACCTTCACATAGGATCCCGGCGCATCCTCGATCGGCTTGAGCTTGCCTGCACCCGGCTGCCTTGCCGCCACGTCACCATCGCTGAAGGCGGCGATCCATTTCGCCCATTCCGGCCACCAGGAGCCCGGATGCTGTTGCGCCTTTTCCAGCCAGGCTTCCGGCTTCTTGGGGTAGGTCTTGCCATCGCCGATCCAGTGGCAGTATTTCCCGGCCGCCGGCGGGTTGACGACGCCGGCGATGTGGCCGGAGGCGGCCAGCACGAAGGTGACCGGGCCCTTATAGGTCTGCGTCGCTGCATAGGCCGCGATCCACGGCGCGATATGGTCCTCGCGCGTTGCCAGCACAAAGGACGGCTGGCGGATGGTGGTGAGGTCGATCGCCACACCGCCTAGCTCGATGCCGCCCGGCTGGATCAGCAGATTCTTCTGATACATGTTGCGCAAGTAGAAGCTGTGCATCGCCGCCGGCATGCGCGTGGAATCGGAGTTCCAATAGAGCAGGTCGAAGGGGAAGGGTTCCTTGCCGAGCAGATAGTTGTTGATGACGAAGGACCAGATCAGGTCATTGGCGCGCAGCATGTTGAAGGTCGCCGCCATGTCGGCGCCGTCCAGATAGCCGCGCTCGTTCATCTTCGTCTCAAGCGCCGTCAACTGCTCCTCGTCGATGAAGACGGACAGCTCGCCCGCTTCGGCAAAATCGATCATGGTGGTGAAGAAGGTGGCACTGGCGATGATATCGGACTTCTTCTTCGCCTCGAGATAGGCCAGCGTCGAGGCAAGCAGCGTGCCCCCCAAGCAATAGCCGATGACGTTGACGCTCTTCTCGCCGGTATCCTTTTGCATGGCCTCGATCGCGGCCAACGGCCCTTCCTTCATGTAATCGGCGAAGGTCTTCTGCGCCAGGCGTTCATCCGGGTTGACCCATGAAATCATGTAGACCGACTGGCCCTGGTCGACCGCCCATTTGACGAAGGAATTCTGCGGCTTCAGATCGAGGATGTAATACTTGTTGATCCAGGGCGGGATGACGAGCAGCGGTCGCTTGGCGACCTTCGCCGTCGTCGGTGTGTAGTGGATGAGCTGCAGGAGCTCGTTCTGATAGACCACCTTGCCCGGCTGCACGGCGACATTCTTGCCGATCTCGAACGCTTCCGCGTCGGTCATCGAGATCTTGAGCCGGCCGTTGCCGCGCTCGAGATCCTCGAGGA contains:
- a CDS encoding PHA/PHB synthase family protein — its product is MAETVGRIAEQSQRLMNDFLARHAQDFTVGPDAANLGRAFLEMTTRMMGDPAKLIEAQVSLWQDYMNLWQTTAARMMGQEAAPVITPAKDDRRFKDAAWNDNQVFDYIKQSYLLTARWLQNTVRKVDGLDDKTSKKVDFYTRQFVDAMAPSNFVMTNPEVLRTTIESGGENLVKGLEHLLEDLERGNGRLKISMTDAEAFEIGKNVAVQPGKVVYQNELLQLIHYTPTTAKVAKRPLLVIPPWINKYYILDLKPQNSFVKWAVDQGQSVYMISWVNPDERLAQKTFADYMKEGPLAAIEAMQKDTGEKSVNVIGYCLGGTLLASTLAYLEAKKKSDIIASATFFTTMIDFAEAGELSVFIDEEQLTALETKMNERGYLDGADMAATFNMLRANDLIWSFVINNYLLGKEPFPFDLLYWNSDSTRMPAAMHSFYLRNMYQKNLLIQPGGIELGGVAIDLTTIRQPSFVLATREDHIAPWIAAYAATQTYKGPVTFVLAASGHIAGVVNPPAAGKYCHWIGDGKTYPKKPEAWLEKAQQHPGSWWPEWAKWIAAFSDGDVAARQPGAGKLKPIEDAPGSYVKVLAQ
- a CDS encoding elongation factor G, whose translation is MATNSQGTGTQNGREQKAPRCAALVGPYLSGKTALLESLLFVTGAIHRKGSAKEGNTVADSAPEARARKMSVEVTAATTEYLGERWCFLDCPGSVELAQETRNALMVADVAIVVAEPLIDKALMLAPTLKFLDDHQIPHMLFINKMDVSSRQVREMMDALQAVSARPLVLRQVPIRGAGKDGGEVTGYVDLVSERAYKYHPGQESDLIKMPEEVLPREQEARSKMLESLADFDDHLMEEILSDVVPPKDEIYQQFAKDLAADLIVPVLLGEAEKDAGVRRLLKALRHEVPGPEATAQRLGISSYDASTLVFKTYHQPHAGKLSLARIFGGRVSEGSVLNGVRVAGVLKPKGNAFEKVPHGNTGEIIALARMEEVKTGDLLTASGKKNPDFSWPKPLEPLFALAMDAENRADEVKLTAALAKLTEEDTSLVFTHDPDTHEMLLSGQGEIHLNIAFDRLKSRFGLPMKHRRPQVSYKETIRNGVKQHSRFKRQSGGHGQFADIHIEIWPLERGKGFEFHDRVVGGSVPRQFIGSVEDGARESLVRGAFGFPVVDVAVALFDGQFHAVDSSDMAFKTVARQAMQEALPQCGPVLLEPIFSVEISAPAEFTARVHNLVTGRRGQILNFQAKEDWTGWEVVEALVPQAELHDMIIELRSLTLGIGNFACQFDHLQELTGRLADKVIEQRQGHLQKGAA
- a CDS encoding TMEM165/GDT1 family protein, whose product is MESFLVSTGVVTLAEIGDKTQLLAFLLAARFKKPVPIILGILAATLVNHGLAGALGAWITAMLAPEILRWVLGVSFLGMAVWTLIPDEIEEEETQVAKRFGVFGATLVTFFLAEMGDKTQVATVAMAAHYATPILVVAGTTLGMLIADVPAVFIGDKLAAKIPMRPVHITAAALFALLGGMTLLGLGKGLGF